From a region of the Candidatus Eremiobacteraceae bacterium genome:
- a CDS encoding aromatic ring-hydroxylating dioxygenase subunit alpha, with protein MSSPSEPVKTSLERTLPRASYVDEAAFGLERERIFMREWFLACREERVTNPGDFVAIDVAGESVFIVRAKDGTLHAHFNVCRHRGSRLVAEESSGVLPGAIRCPYHSWTYELDGRLRTAPFLAEADGVWKDELPLHAVDVDTWGGFVFVNLSLHSPQPAQSRLAEQLGGVPARLERYPLAQLRTGATLRYDVAANWKVILENYNECYHCAGVHPELCAVVPAFRVKGGADLDWERGIPHRDGANTFTFSGTTSRAQFPGLDEDERTRHKGELIYPNCMLSLSADHVAAFTLFPRGPARTAIVCDFLFHPDEIAKPAFDPSDAVDFWDLTNRQDWAICESVQRGMTSRVWEFGYYAPMESWSLDMRRYINERLGQ; from the coding sequence GTGAGTTCCCCGTCAGAGCCCGTCAAGACGAGCCTCGAGCGAACGCTGCCGCGCGCATCATATGTCGATGAAGCTGCGTTCGGTCTCGAACGCGAGCGCATCTTCATGCGCGAATGGTTTCTCGCTTGTCGTGAGGAGCGCGTGACGAATCCCGGCGACTTCGTCGCGATTGACGTGGCCGGCGAAAGCGTATTCATCGTCCGCGCGAAGGACGGCACGCTTCACGCGCACTTCAACGTCTGCCGTCACCGCGGCAGCCGGCTTGTCGCCGAAGAGTCGAGCGGTGTGCTGCCGGGCGCGATTCGATGCCCGTATCATTCGTGGACGTACGAGCTCGACGGCAGACTGCGGACAGCTCCATTTCTCGCGGAAGCAGACGGCGTTTGGAAAGACGAGTTACCGCTGCACGCGGTCGACGTCGACACGTGGGGCGGATTCGTATTCGTCAACCTTTCGCTGCACAGCCCGCAGCCGGCGCAATCGCGGTTGGCCGAGCAATTAGGCGGCGTTCCGGCGCGGCTCGAACGGTATCCGCTCGCGCAGCTGCGGACGGGCGCAACGCTGCGCTACGACGTCGCGGCGAATTGGAAAGTCATCCTCGAGAACTACAACGAGTGCTACCATTGCGCCGGCGTACATCCGGAACTCTGCGCGGTGGTGCCGGCGTTTCGCGTCAAGGGCGGCGCGGATCTCGACTGGGAGCGGGGTATCCCGCACCGCGACGGCGCGAACACGTTCACGTTCAGCGGCACGACTTCGCGCGCGCAGTTCCCAGGACTCGACGAGGACGAGCGTACGCGCCACAAAGGCGAACTCATCTATCCGAACTGCATGCTCAGCCTGTCGGCGGATCACGTGGCCGCGTTCACCCTCTTCCCGCGCGGCCCGGCTCGCACCGCGATTGTCTGCGACTTTCTCTTCCACCCCGACGAAATCGCAAAGCCCGCCTTCGATCCATCCGATGCCGTGGATTTCTGGGATCTGACGAACCGCCAGGACTGGGCGATCTGCGAGAGCGTCCAGCGCGGCATGACCTCGCGCGTTTGGGAGTTCGGCTATTACGCCCCGATGGAGAGCTGGAGTTTGGACATGCGACGCTACATCAACGAGCGTTTGGGGCAGTAG
- the solA gene encoding N-methyl-L-tryptophan oxidase, giving the protein MARDYDCIVLGLGGIGSGAAYWLARGGRMHVLGLEQFEFGHVRGESQDHSRIIRLSYHASNYVRLAKRAYESWETLESDAKTRVVLKTGGLDLGPRVSAIPLQGYADAMAACDVPFERLDSREIMRRWPQFTLTDDIEGLHQSQSGLVMAERANDAHRRMARAHGAVLRDNAPVEWIRDANGELDVRAGGTTYRCAKLVIAAGPWSNNALANFGLRLPLEITKEQVTYFASPNVEAFAPDRFPVWIWMDDPSFYGFPVFGEAGPKIAQDAGGKPVDPDSRTFEPDEENFARVEDFMRRYLPSALGPVIRTKTCLYTLTPDRDFVIDLVPGHPNVAFAIGAGHAFKFASVIGRILGELVVDGSTPSDLSGFSSERPILREINPSKQYMV; this is encoded by the coding sequence GTGGCGCGCGACTATGATTGCATCGTGCTCGGACTCGGCGGCATCGGAAGCGGCGCCGCCTATTGGCTCGCGCGTGGAGGCCGCATGCACGTGCTCGGTCTGGAACAGTTCGAATTCGGCCACGTGCGCGGCGAATCGCAGGACCACTCGCGAATAATCCGGCTCTCGTATCATGCATCGAACTACGTGCGTTTGGCAAAGCGCGCGTACGAGTCGTGGGAGACGTTGGAGTCCGATGCAAAAACGCGCGTCGTCTTGAAGACCGGCGGACTGGATCTCGGGCCGCGCGTGAGCGCGATCCCGCTGCAGGGATACGCCGACGCGATGGCCGCATGCGACGTTCCTTTCGAGCGGCTCGACTCACGCGAGATCATGCGGCGCTGGCCGCAGTTCACGCTGACCGACGATATCGAAGGCCTCCACCAGAGTCAGAGCGGTCTCGTCATGGCCGAGCGCGCCAATGACGCACATCGCCGCATGGCGCGTGCGCATGGCGCCGTGCTCCGCGACAACGCGCCGGTCGAATGGATCAGAGACGCAAACGGCGAGCTGGACGTCCGCGCCGGCGGCACGACATATCGCTGCGCGAAGCTCGTCATCGCTGCGGGGCCGTGGTCGAACAACGCACTTGCGAACTTTGGGCTTCGTCTACCGCTCGAGATCACAAAAGAACAAGTCACGTACTTCGCTTCGCCGAACGTGGAGGCGTTCGCGCCGGATCGTTTCCCGGTCTGGATATGGATGGACGACCCGTCGTTCTACGGCTTTCCGGTCTTCGGCGAAGCCGGGCCGAAAATCGCGCAAGACGCCGGCGGCAAGCCGGTCGACCCTGATTCGCGCACGTTCGAGCCGGATGAAGAAAATTTCGCGCGCGTCGAAGACTTCATGCGTCGTTATCTTCCGAGTGCGCTCGGTCCCGTCATCCGGACGAAGACATGTCTGTACACGCTCACGCCCGATCGCGACTTTGTGATCGATCTGGTCCCCGGCCATCCGAACGTTGCGTTTGCGATCGGCGCAGGCCACGCGTTCAAATTTGCGTCGGTGATCGGGCGCATACTCGGCGAATTGGTGGTAGACGGCAGCACGCCGAGCGATCTCTCGGGATTTTCTTCCGAACGCCCCATCCTGCGTGAGATCAATCCGTCGAAGCAGTACATGGTATAG